The stretch of DNA AGCCCGAGTATGGACGCGCTTTACGCAGGTCGAAGTCGCAACCGGTCGAACGCAGGCCTGCACCGGTGACGCCCCATTCCAGGGCTTCTTTGGTGTTGTAGGCAGCGACGCCGATGGTACGGCCCTTGAGGATACTGTTCTGCAGGGCAGCCTTGGTGTATTCATCGAGGCGTTTTGGCAGCCATTCAACGAAGTCTTTTACCAGTTTGTCCCAGCCGCGCGGCAGGTCGTGAGCAACACCACCGATGCGGTACCAGGCCGGGTGCAGACGGAAACCGGTAATGGCTTCAATTACCGTGTACGCCTTCTGGCGGTCGGTGAAGGTGAAGAACACCGGAGTCATGGCGCCGACGTCCTGGATGTAAGTCCCCAGGAACAGCAGGTGGCTGGTGATCCGGAAGAACTCGGCCATCATGATGCGGATGACGTCGACCTTCTCGGGCACCTTGATACCGGCCAGCTTCTCGACCGAGAGCACGTACGGCAGGTTGTTCATCACGCCGCCGAGGTAATCGATACGGTCGGTGTACGGGATGAAACTGTGCCACGACTGACGCTCGGCCATCTTCTCGGCACCACGGTGGTGGTAACCGATGTCCGGCACGCAGTCGACGATCTCTTCACCGTCCAGTTGCAGAATGATGCGGAAAGCACCGTGCGCGGAAGGGTGGTTCGGGCCGAGGTTGAGGAACATGTAGTCCTCGTTGGCGCCGGAACGCTTCATGCCCCAGTCTTCAGGACGGAAGCGCGCGGCCTCTTCCTCAAGCTGTTGCTTGGCAAGGTTGAGGCTGAACGGATCGAATTCGGTGGCGCGCGCCGGAAAGTCCTTGCGCAGCGGGTGACCTTCCCAGGTCGGCGGCATCATGATGCGCGACAGGTGCGGGTGGCCTTTGAAGTCGATGCCGTACATGTCCCAGACTTCACGCTCGTACCAGTTGGCGTTCGGCCAGATGCTGGTGACGGTGGGCAAACTGAGGTCGCTTTCGGACAAGGCGACTTTGATCATCACGTCACTATTACGCTCAAGCGACATGAGGTGATAGAACACGGTGAAGTCGGCGCCCGATGGCAGTCCTTGACGTTTGGTGCGCAGACGCTCGTCCACGCCGTGCAGGTCATAGAGCATGACGTACGGCTTGGGCAGGTTGCGCAGGAAGGTCAGGACTTCGACGAGTTTGGCGCGCGCCACCCACAGCACCGGCATGCCGGTGCGGGTCGACTGAGCGGTGAACGCTTCGGCGCCAAAACGGTTGTTCAATTCGACGACCACATCCTGGTCGTCTGCCTTATAAGGCGGGATGTACAGAGCGCTGCCTGTAGTCATGGTTATTTTTTCGCTTTCGGTCAACGTAAAGAATGAAGCCAGCTTCTCGTTTCTTTGTAAGAACAGATCTGGATCAGACTTCGTCAGGGCTGCGCAGGTTGGTGACTGCGATTCGCTGTTCGCGGCGCTGTTCTTTCTGCGAAGGCATGTCGGCGCGATAAACGCCTTGATCACCAACGACCCAGGACAGTGGGCGACGCTCCTGGCCAATCGATTCCTGCAACAGCATCAAGCCTTGCAGAAATGCTTCTGGACGGGGCGGGCAGCCAGGTACGTAGACGTCCACGGGCAGGAACTTGTCCACCCCTTGAACCACGGAGTAGATGTCGTACATACCACCGGAGTTGGCGCACGAGCCCATGGAAATCACCCACTTCGGCTCGAGCATTTGCTCGTAGAGACGCTGAATGATCGGCGCCATCTTGATGAAGCAGGTACCGGCGATAACCATGAAGTCGGCCTGACGCGGTGATGCCCGGATAACTTCGGCGCCAAAGCGCGCGATGTCGTGGGGCGCCGTGAAGGCGGTGGTCATTTCCACATAGCAGCACGAAAGGCCGAAGTTGTACGGCCACAGGGAGTTTTTACGCCCCCAGTTGACCGCGCCACTCAGCACGTCTTCGAGCTTGCCCATGAAAATGTTTTTGTGGACTTGATCTTCTAACGGATCGGAAACGGTTTCCCGTTCGCCAATCGGATACTGCTCGTTAGGAGCATCGGGGTCGATTCTGGTGAGATTGTATTGCATTGCCAAAGCCTCATTGTTTCAGCTTCGCCTGCCGCTTGCGACGAGCTTCCGGAGCCCAGTCAAGGGCGCCCACTCGGAACAGGTAGACAAGACCTGCCAACAGAATTGCTATGAAAACGAGAGCTTCGACGAATCCGGTCCAGCCGCTTTCGCGGACGGACACAGACCATGCAAAGAGAAAGAGGGCTTCGATATCGAAGATCACGAAGAGCATCGCGACCAGATAGAATTTGGCTGAGAGCCGCAAGCGGGCGCCACCGGTAGGTAGCATGCCGGACTCGAACGGTTCGTTTTTGCTGCGGCCCCAGGCTTTTGACCCGAGGAGGCTGGAGACGCCGAGCATGAAGGCACACAGGCCGACTACACCCAGAAGGAAAATGGCAAAGCCCCAGTTGTGGGCCATGAGTCCTGTCGCTTCGGGCATGCTGGTAATCCTTAACAGAGAGCAAAGGTCTCTGAGCTTGATAAAGAAATAAGGCAGTGACGATATGTCGCAGCAATCAATCGCGCTGATTTTATGGCTAAACACCCTGCAAGTAAAATTCCTATAGCGAAATTATTTATTGGAATAAGGACATAGCGCACCTCCAATGCCCTGCAGCCCATGCGTTGCGGGCATTAGCCGGTTTTGGGCGAATTATGTTTTGTAGAAAATGTAACGAACATAGTTGCTGCTAAATGATAATTAATATCGTTTGTGGCGGTTTTGTAACTGTTTAGCGGTGCAGTAATCGGAAAGTTGTCTTATATGCCCGTTACTGCAAGTAGCGGTGGCGAGCGTTTTACCCGTTTTTTGTGGTGCGGGTACCGCTCTGGATCAATGTTTTTTGTCAGAGGTGACGCAGGACCTGTAGGAGTGAGCCTGCTCGCGATAGCGGTGTGCCTGCCAACACATAACGTCACTGACACACCGCTATCGCGAGCAGGCTCACTCCCGCAGGGGATTTGTGGGGGTCGGGGAATCGGCGGGCAAAAAAACGCCCCGAACCAGTCGGGGCGTCAGTTTTGCGGCTCTGCGGTTAGCTTTCTATACGATCCGTAAAGGCCGTCTGCTCAGCGAAGCCGAATCAGTGGAACTGTTCTTCTTCGGTCGAACCGGTCAGTGCGGTTACCGAAGACGAGCCACCCTGAATCACAGTGGTCATGTCGTCGAAGTAGCCGGTGCCCACTTCCTGCTGGTGGGCCACGAAGGTGTAGCCCTTGGCGGCGTCAGCGAACTCCTGCTCTTGCAGCTTCACGTAGGCAGTCATGTCGTTGCGGGCGTAGTCGTGCGCCAGGTTGAACATGCTGTGCCACATGTTGTGAATGCCGGCCAGGGTGATGAACTGGTGCTTGTAGCCCATGGCGGACAGTTCACGCTGGAACTTGGCGATGGTCGCGTCGTCCAGGTTTTTCTTCCAGTTGAAGGAAGGCGAGCAGTTGTACGACAGCAGTTGGTCCGGGTATTCCTTTTTGATCGCTTCAGCGAAGCGACGAGCCTCGTCCAGATCCGGCTTGGCAGTTTCGCACCAGATCAGGTCGGCGTATGGCGCGTAAGCCAGGCCACGAGCGATGGCTTGATCGAGGCCTGCACGAACCTTGTAGAAACCTTCCTGAGTGCGCTCGCCAGTCACGAACGGCTGGTCGTACGGGTCGCAATCGGAGGTCAGCAGGTCAGCCGCGTTGGCGTCGGTACGGGCCAGAATGATGGTCGGGGTACCGGCAACGTCAGCAGCCAGACGAGCAGCGGTCAGCTTCTGTACGGCTTCCTGGGTTGGAACCAGTACTTTGCCGCCCATGTGGCCGCATTTTTTCACGGAAGCCAGTTGGTCTTCGAAGTGAACGCCGGCGGCGCCTGCTTCGATCATGCTCTTCATCAACTCGTAGGCGTTCAGGACGCCGCCGAAACCGGCTTCAGCGTCGGCCACGATTGGCGCGAAGTAGTCGATGTAGCCATCGTCGCCCGGGTTCTTGCCGGCTTTCCACTGGATCTGGTCAGCACGACGGAACGAGTTGTTGATGCGCTTGACCACGGTTGGCACCGAGTCCACCGGGTACAGCGACTGGTCCGGGTACATCGATTCTGCGGAGTTGTTGTCCGCAGCAACCTGCCAGCCCGACAGGTAGATCGCCTGGATACCGGCCTTGACCTGTTGAACAGCCTGGCCGCCGGTCAGGGCGCCCATGCAGTTGACGAAATCTTTCTCTGGGCGGAAGGACGGCTTGGCACCCTGGGTCACCAGGTTCCACAGCTTCTCGGCGCCCATTTTCGCAAAGGTGTGCTCAGGTTGAACCGAGCCACGCAGACGGACGACGTCAGCAGCGGAGTAAGTGCGAGTCACGCCTTTCCAGCGCGGGTTTTCAGCCCAGTCTTTTTCAAGGGCTGCAATTTGCTGTTCGCGTGTCAGTGCCATGGAGATAAACCTCGTCGCGTCTTTATGAAAAGTTGTTCTGCGGTGGAAAATTCCTGCGCTCGCTGACCAGAAGCTTAGGTGGTCAAGTCGGATTCGGCGGGGTAGGCGACGGGGTGAACGATGGGCTCGAGGGGAAGTGAGCAGGTAGTGGCGGACTGTGGGCGCATTCGGGCGTCGTGGGCCTTTATACGAACTACAGCGTGAAGCCGGGTTACCTAATTACGCTTCCGTCCCTCGGGACAACTTCGTTCCAGTCGGCAACCTCGTCAAACACACCTTGTGGGCGGTACAGACACGAAGCGGTTCGCGGGGTAGGTGCGAACATCGCTTCGAAGGCCCTTGCCAGGGCCTCTGATTAGCGGGAGCGAGGCCATCATGCCTTCGCTTTTTTGCCTCGTCAAACGTTTTGTAGTGCTTTTTTTAAAGCACTACATCTTTCGTCTAATACGACTAATCAGTCAGTTTTCGGTGCTTTAGTCCAGCGTGTCGACTTTCACCCGTAAAGTCATGTCATCCCGGCCTTGAGTCGAGTAGCTGCGGGTCTGGCTCTGTTTGTCGGCCTGGGTTTCGCGGTTTATGCCGGCGAGGGTGATCCATTCGCCGAGGCGTCCGCTGACAGTTGTGTCGGTGCTTTGCACGTTCACTACATCGGGACGTTCCTGACTCATGCGGTCACGATTGGTGCTGATCGCCAGGTGAACGATGTCGCCGGTGACGCTGGCAGTGACGTAGAAGCCCTGGGTGACGTTGCGGTATTGGGTCTGGCTGCTGTAATCACCGTAGGAATTGGTCTGGCTGCTGGTGATCGGCACGCTCTGGCCGACCTGAATCAGCGCCGGTGCCCCTTCGCTGGCCTGAACCTGCTGGATACCGCCGTCACGGCTGGCGGTGCTGTAGTTGATGATTCGGGTCTGTTGGTCGCCGGTGTTCTGCTGGTTGTTCTCGTTGGTGTCGACGGTGATCAGCAGGCGTTTGGGCGCGGTGTCGAGCTGGGTGATCATGGCCTTGAGTTCCTGGATCTTGTCCGGCTCGGCCTTGACGATCAGTTGATTGCCGTAGGCGCTGACCTGACCGTCCTTGCCGAGAAAGTCCTGCGCCATCGGCAGCATGTCGGCGCTGGTGCGGTACTTGAGGGGCACGATTTCAGTGGCTGCCATCACCGAAAAACTGCAGGCGAGCAGCAGGGTGGTGAGCAGGGTGCGTAGGGACATGTCCGTTATCTCCGCTTTCGAAAGGCTTGATATTGCCAGTTTGTCGGCCCGGGGTGGGGCAAGTTGAATCGTAGACAGCAAAACGCCCCGGCATCGGTTGATGTCGGGGCGTTTTGTGGTGTTCTCGAGGGACTCTTCGCGAGCAGGCTCGCTCCCACATTGGATCTCTAGTGGACACCAATTTTGCGCCAAATAGAGATCCCTTGTGGGAGCGAGCCTGCTCGCGAAAGCCGCGCCGCGGTCTCAGGCCGAATGGCGAACCATGTCGACATGCGGAATCCCGGCTTCGAGGAATTCCTCGCTGACCAGGCTGAAGCCCAGGCGCTCATAGAACGCCGTGGCCTGTACCTGCGCGCTGAGCATCTGCTGCTTCAGACCGCGGGCTTCGGCTTCGGCGATGACTGCTTGCATCAGCGCATCGCCAACCTTCAGCCCGCGCCAGTCCTTCAGTACCGACACCCGGCCAATATGCCCGTCGGGCAACAGGCGCGCGGTGCCTATTGGAAAGTCGCCTTCGAACGCCAGAAAATGCACGGCGGTCGCGTCATCCGCATCCCATTCCAACTCAGGTGGCACCGATTGTTCGGCAATGAACACCGTTTCACGAATGCGCCGGATCTCGGCGTTGTCCTTCTGCCAGTCTGCGACACGTACGCGAATCTTATTCATCGGCGAATCCCAGGCTGCCTTGTTTGACCAGCTCGCACAGCAGGCCGCGACCGTCTTCGTCGTTCAGCCACTCGCCGAGGTTATCGACGTGCAGCGCGTCGGCGGCGCAGATCAGCTTCAGCAGCTCACGCAGTTTGCCCGGCAGGTAACGGCTCTGGCCGCTGGCGAACAGCAGCAGATCGTCATCGACTTCCGACCACGCCAGGCGCGCGCTCGGGTTGCGGATCAGTACGGCGCCGTCCTGCAGAGCGACAAGGAAGTCGTCTTCTTCGACGTCTTCCGGACCGACCACCAGTTCCGGGTAGCGCGGCTCGGTCATGTACTGGCCGAACCAGGTCAGCAGCAAGCGCTCATCGCTCATGTGTTCGGCGAGCAGGCTTTTCAGGCGGTCCAGCGCATCGTGCTGAATCTGATGCGGATCGACGGCTGGCTTGGCGTCGGCATCGGTGTAGCGCTCTTCGTCAGTCAGGAACTGGCTGAGGAAATCGGTGAAGTGAGTCAGCACTTCGGAAGCGCTTGGTGCGCGGAAGCCGACCGAGTAGGTCATGCAGTCGTCCACGGCTACGCCGCAGTGGGCCAGGCGCGGCGGCAGGTAGAGCATGTCGCCCGGTTCCAGAACCCACTCTTCGGTCTCGTGGAATTCGGCGAGGATGCGCAGGTCCGCGTGTTGCAGCAGCGGGCTCTCGGAGTCGCACATCTGGCCGATTTTCCAGTTGCGCTTGCCGTGGCCTTGCAGCAGGAACACGTCGTAGTTGTCGAAGTGCGGACCGACGCTGCCACCTGGGGCTGCGAAACTGATCATCACGTCGTCGACGCGCCAGCTCGGCAGGAAGCGGAAGTTTTCCAGCAGCTCGCTGACTTCCGGCACGAATTGATCAACGGCCTGAACGAGCAAGGTCCACTCTTTTTCCGGCAGTTTGCTGAATTCATCTTCGGCGAACGGGCCGCGACGCAGCTCCCACGGACGCTCGCCGTGCTCGATCACCAGGCGCGACTCGACCTCTTCTTCCAGGGCCAGGCCTGCCAGTTCGTCGGCGTCGATCGGGCTTTCGAAGTCAGGAATGGCCTGACGGATCAGCAGCGGCTTTTTCTGCCAGTAATCGCGCATGAATTCGCGCGCCGTGAGACCGCCCAGAAGTTGAAGAGGAGTATCAGGATTCATGTGTAACCTATTGAAAAAAAGCATTTTTCAGACGGGAATAAAAACGCCCGGCGCGGCCGGGCGTCTCAAGCGGGTCAAGCGGTCGATCAGATGCGTTTGGCTTGTGCTACAGCGTTACCGATGTAGTTGGCCGGGGTCAGCTGTTTCAGCTCGGCTTTCGCTTGCGCTGGCATGTCCAGACCGTCGATGAAAGTCTGCAGCGCTTCTGGGCTAATGCCCTTGCCGCGAGTCAGTTCTTTGAGTTTTTCGTACGGGTTTTCGATGTTGTAGCGGCGCATTACGGTCTGGATCGGCTCGGCCAACACTTCCCAGCAAGCGTCGAGGTCAGCGGCAATCTTCTGCTCGTTGAGCTCCAGTTTGCTGATGCCTTTGAGGCTGGCTTCGTAGGCGATCACGCTGTGGGCGAAGCCGACACCGAGATTACGCAGGACGGTGGAGTCGGTCAGGTCACGCTGCCAGCGGGAAATCGGCAGTTTGCTCGCCAGGTGCTGGAACAGTGCGTTGGCGATGCCCAGGTTGCCTTCGGAGTTTTCGAAGTCGATCGGGTTGACCTTGTGCGGCATGGTCGACGAACCGATTTCGCCGGCGATGGTGCGCTGCTTGAAGTAACCCAGGGAGATGTAGCCCCAGATGTCACGGTCGAAGTCGATCAGGATGGTGTTGAAGCGCGCAATCGCGTCGAACAGCTCGGCGATGTAGTCGTGCGGTTCGATCTGCGTGGTGTACGGGTTGAAGCCCAGGCCCAGCTCGTCTTCGATGAAGGCGCGGGCGTTGGCTTCCCAGTCGATCTGCGGGTAGGCCGACAGGTGCGCGTTGTAGTTGCCCACGGCGCCATTGATCTTGCCCAGCAGCGGCACGGCAGCGACTTGAGCGATCTGACGCTCGAGACGGTAAACCACGTTCGCCAGTTCTTTACCCAAAGTGGTCGGCGAGGCCGGCTGACCGTGGGTGCGCGACAGCATTGGCACGTCGGCGAAGCGGATCGCCAGTTCGCGGATGGCGTTGGCGGTCTGGCGCATCAGCGGCAGCATCACGTCGTCACGGCCTTCGCGCAGCATCAGGGCGTGGGACAGGTTGTTGATGTCTTCGCTGGTGCAGGCAAAGTGGATGAATTCGCTGACCTTGGCCAGCTCCGGCAGCTTGGCCGCCTGCTCCTTGAGCAGGTATTCGATCGCCTTGACGTCGTGGTTGGTGGTGCGCTCGATCTCTTTGACGCGCTCGGCGTGCTCCATCGAGAAGTTTTCAGCCAGTTCATTGAGAACGGCGTTGGCCTCGGCGGAGAAGGCTGGCACTTCCGGGATGCCGGCGTGGGCGGCCAGGCGCTGGAGCCAGCGCACTTCAACCAGAACGCGGGCACGGATCAGGCCGTACTCGCTGAAAATCGGGCGCAGGGCCTGGGTTTTGCCGGCGTAGCGGCCGTCAACAGGGGAAACCGCAGTGAGCGAAGAGAGCTGCATGGGGTGTTCTCGGACAGTCGGGCAACGAAATGGGGCGCGTATCATACATGAAAAAATCCGCCGGTCCGTCGCCAACTGACCGGCGTATTACGCGTTACAGACTACAAAAACTTTTATTGCGCGACGATTTACTCGCTGCGCATCAACGGATACAGCTCTTTGAGCAGCTTGCGCCGGCTGATCACCAACTGCCAGCGGTGGCCGCCGAGCTGTCGCCACAGGCGTGCCGAGCGGATCCCGGCCAGCAGCAGGGCACGGATCTTCGAGGCGTTGCTCGGTTGCTGCAGGTTGCGCATGTCGCCATGCACTTGAATGCGTTGGCGCAGGGTGCTCAGGGTGTCCTGGTACAGCGCGCCACAGGCGGCGACCACGTTTTCGTGAGCCGGGCCGAAGTGTTCGACCTGTGACTGGATCTGCGGCAGGCGCTTGCCGATGGTGTCGAGCATGTCGTTACGCTTGGCCAGTTGACGCTCGAGGCCGAGCATCGACAGGGCGTAGCGCAGCGGCTCACGCTGCAGGGTGCTCGGGTCGCGCTCCAGTGCGCCGATCAAGGCGCGATAACCTTCGCGCAGATTGATGTCGTCGCCGCCGTAAACATCCAGCGTGTCCTTCGGGTCGCGCACCAGCAGGCTGCCAAGCATGCAGCTCAGGCCGGCTTCGCTGGTCTGGCCGGTCTTGGCGATCCGGTCGACCAGTACGGCCGCGAGAAACACGCCGCCCAGCGCCGTCAGTTGTTCCTGAGTCGGGCTCATGCCTGGCCGCTCCACGGCTCGGCGACTTCGATCACGCCGCCGCCGAGGCAGATTTCACCGTCGTAGAACACCACGGACTGGCCCGGGGTCACCGCGCGCTGCGGTTCGTCGAACACGGCGCGGTAGCCGCTGGCGGTTTTTTCCAGGATGCAGGTCTGATCGCTCTGGCGATAACGCACTTTGGCGGTCAGGCGCAGCGGCTGGCTCAGGTCGATCGGGTTGACCCAATAGATTTCCGAAGCGAGCAGGGCGCCGGAGAACAGCCACGGATGGTTGTTGCCCTGGCCGACGATCAGCTCGTTGGTGTCCAGATCCTTGCGCAGCACGTACCACGGCTCATCGCCGGCGTCTTTCAAGCCGCCGATGCCAAGGCCTTGGCGCTGACCGATGGTGTGGTACATCAAACCGTGGTGACGGCCGATGACTTCGCCTTCGGTGGTCTTGATCTCGCCCGGTTGCGCCGGCAGGTACTGCTTGAGGAAGTCGCTGAAGCGGCGCTCGCCGATGAAGCAGATCCCGGTGGAATCCTTCTTCTTGGCGGTCGCCAGTTCGTATTTCTCGGCGATCGCGCGTACTTCAGGCTTTTCCAGTTCGCCGACCGGGAACAGGGTCTTGGCAATCTGTTCGCCGCCGACGGCGTGCAGGAAGTAGCTCTGATCCTTGTTCGGGTCGAGGCCTTTGAGCAGCTCAGTACGGCCATCGATGTCGCGGCGACGCACGTAATGGCCAGTGGCGATCAGATCCGCGCCGAGCATCATGGCGTAGTCGAGAAACGCCTTGAACTTGATTTCGCGGTTACAGAGGATGTCCGGGTTCGGCGTGCGCCCGGCCTTGTATTCGGCCAGGAAGTGCTCGAACACGTTGTCCCAGTATTCTGCCGCGAAGTTGGCGGTGTGCAGCTTGATACCGATTTTGTCGCACACAGCCTGAGCATCCGCCAGGTCGTCCATGGCGGTGCAGTATTCCGTTCCGTCGTCTTCTTCCCAGTTCTTCATGAACAGGCCTTCCACCTCGTAACCCTGCTCGATCAGCAGGAGGGCGGAAACGGAAGAGTCCACGCCGCCGGACATGCCGACAATGACGCGCTTCTTGGATGTGTCAGAAGGGGCTGGATCACGCATAGGGATTCAATGAGTGTCTTGAAAAAGGACGCGATTCTATCAGGCTCACGGCCTCAAGGCTAAAGAGAAGGGCGGATCAGTTCGAGACTGAAGTGATGACCGGCCAGATAATCGTCGATGCAGCGAATGATCAGCTCGCTGCGCCAGTTGTCGCGCTGGGCGATTAATTCGTCGCGGGTCAGCCACTTGGCGCCGACGATACCGTCGTCGAGTTGATAATCGGGGTGGTGTTTGACGGCTTTGGCGCTGAAACACACACGCTGGTAGGTCACGCCGTTGCTTGGTGCGGTGTACAGGTAAATGCCGATGACGCCGGTGGGTTCGACGTCCCAGCCGGTTTCTTCGAGGGTTTCGCGCACGGCTGCATCGATCAGGGTTTCGTCCGGGTCGAGATGGCCGGCGGGCTGGTTGAGCACGTTACGCCCGGCCTTGTGTTCTTCAACCATCAGGAAGCGACCGTTGTCCTCGACGATGGTGGCGACAGTGATGTGGGGGAGCCATTCCATAAAACCTTCCTCAAGTCTGGGGTTGAAATGCAATCCAATGTAGGAGTGAGCCTGCTCGCGATAGCGCAATGTCAGTCACCATAATTGTTGAATGGTATACCGCTATCGCGAGCAGGCTCACTCCTACAAGGGATTGGTGTGAACTCTGAAAACACAAACCCCGGCACGAGGCCGGGGTTTGTGATGTTCCCTTTACAACCTTAAACCAGCGCAGCAACCGCTGCGTTGAAGGTTGCGCTTGGGCGCATGGCCTTGCTGATCAGCTCGGCATTGGCGTGGTAGTAACCGCCGATGTCCACTGGCTTGCCCTGAACAGCGTTGAGTTCGGCAACGATGGTTGCCTCGTTCTCGGTCAGGGTTTTGGCCAGGGTTGCGAACTGCGCTTGCAGTGCAGCGTCTTCAGTCTGGGCGGCCAGGGCCTGAGCCCAGTACATTGCCAGGTAGAAGTGGCTGCCGCGGTTGTCGATGTTGCCGACTTTGCGCGATGGCGACTTGTTGTTGTCGAGGAACTGGCCAGTGGCTTGATCCAGAGTTTTCGACAGCACCAGCGCTTTCGGGTTGTTGTAGTTCACGCCCAGGTGCTCAAGGGATGCTGCCAGCGCAAGGAATTCGCCCAGCGAATCCCAGCGCAGGAAGTTCTCTTCAACCAGTTGCTGCACGTGCTTCGGAGCCGAACCGCCAGCGCCGGTTTCGAACAGGCCGCCGCCGTTCATCAGCGGCACGATCGACAGCATTTTGGCGCTGGTGCCCAGTTCCATGATCGGGAACAGGTCGGTCAGGTAGTCGCGCAGTACGTTGCCGGTCACCGAGATGGTGTCCTTGCCTTCGCGGGTGCGCTGCAGGGTGTACTTCATTGCGTCGACCGGCGCCATGATCTGGATGTCCAGACCGCTGGTGTCGTGATCCTTCAGGTAAGCCTGAACCTTCTCGATCACTACGCCATCGTGAGCGCGCATCGGGTCCAGCCAGAAGATCGCTGGAGTTGCGCTTGCGCGAGCGCGGTTGACGGCCAGTTTGACCCAGTCCTGGATCGGCGCGTCTTTGGT from Pseudomonas sp. P8_229 encodes:
- the mnmA gene encoding tRNA 2-thiouridine(34) synthase MnmA, with product MRDPAPSDTSKKRVIVGMSGGVDSSVSALLLIEQGYEVEGLFMKNWEEDDGTEYCTAMDDLADAQAVCDKIGIKLHTANFAAEYWDNVFEHFLAEYKAGRTPNPDILCNREIKFKAFLDYAMMLGADLIATGHYVRRRDIDGRTELLKGLDPNKDQSYFLHAVGGEQIAKTLFPVGELEKPEVRAIAEKYELATAKKKDSTGICFIGERRFSDFLKQYLPAQPGEIKTTEGEVIGRHHGLMYHTIGQRQGLGIGGLKDAGDEPWYVLRKDLDTNELIVGQGNNHPWLFSGALLASEIYWVNPIDLSQPLRLTAKVRYRQSDQTCILEKTASGYRAVFDEPQRAVTPGQSVVFYDGEICLGGGVIEVAEPWSGQA
- a CDS encoding NUDIX hydrolase; amino-acid sequence: MEWLPHITVATIVEDNGRFLMVEEHKAGRNVLNQPAGHLDPDETLIDAAVRETLEETGWDVEPTGVIGIYLYTAPSNGVTYQRVCFSAKAVKHHPDYQLDDGIVGAKWLTRDELIAQRDNWRSELIIRCIDDYLAGHHFSLELIRPSL